The Paenibacillus uliginis N3/975 genome has a window encoding:
- a CDS encoding IS3 family transposase codes for MASYWIEQGYPIRTVLRICDAPRSTYYYRLKHPERQQPISNGRPIPGYSCDQNGKAVSDTRIQGFLRRLIQGPHGASGYRKLTILLRRKYKLVINKKKVYRLCKSLGILLPQRERTNPVPKRVANNRVVNGANQLWQMDIKYGYVAGKRRHFYLASIIDVFDRRIVAYHRGKTCHTQDILRTLQKALLTRKVYGDEQKLVIRTDNGPQFVSKAFHAFCEQAGLEHERTPNRTPNKNAFIESYHSIVERECYQRHCFEDYEEAFSEVDRFIRYYNNERIHGSLHDWPPKEYLRLVNEGTITPAKIAL; via the coding sequence ATAGCCTCCTATTGGATTGAGCAAGGCTATCCGATCCGTACCGTCCTACGGATCTGTGACGCGCCGCGATCCACGTACTATTACCGTTTGAAGCATCCTGAACGTCAGCAGCCGATCAGCAACGGACGACCGATCCCGGGCTATTCCTGTGACCAGAACGGAAAGGCCGTCTCTGATACCCGTATTCAAGGGTTTCTTCGTCGTCTGATCCAAGGCCCTCATGGAGCATCTGGTTACCGGAAACTGACGATTTTGCTGCGCCGAAAGTACAAGCTAGTGATTAACAAAAAGAAGGTATACCGTCTCTGCAAGTCCTTGGGGATTCTCCTTCCACAACGAGAAAGAACGAACCCTGTTCCCAAAAGAGTAGCGAATAACCGGGTGGTAAATGGCGCCAACCAGTTGTGGCAGATGGATATTAAGTATGGCTACGTGGCGGGAAAACGCCGGCATTTCTACCTGGCCAGCATTATTGACGTGTTTGACCGCCGAATTGTAGCGTACCATCGCGGGAAAACCTGCCACACCCAAGATATCTTACGTACACTCCAGAAAGCGCTCCTTACGCGTAAAGTGTACGGAGATGAGCAGAAGTTGGTTATTCGTACTGACAATGGCCCCCAGTTCGTCAGCAAGGCGTTCCATGCTTTCTGTGAACAGGCAGGCCTTGAACATGAACGTACTCCGAACCGGACACCGAACAAGAATGCCTTCATTGAGTCCTACCACAGTATTGTGGAACGCGAGTGCTACCAACGACACTGTTTTGAGGATTATGAGGAAGCCTTTTCGGAAGTAGATCGGTTCATTCGCTATTACAACAACGAGCGCATTCATGGAAGCCTTCATGACTGGCCGCCTAAGGAGTATTTGCGTTTGGTGAACGAAGGAACGATTACTCCTGCAAAAATTGCGTTATGA
- a CDS encoding transposase, whose protein sequence is MKRRFRCPVEAKKEYVVEVLSGYRTEIVARKYGMSPKTLSGWVRQYEDEVGDLMVKKQKEAQKIEQDAAKFQELQQKYDEAMKLLGEKELENHILKDLVKKKYPDYK, encoded by the coding sequence ATGAAAAGACGATTTCGATGCCCGGTTGAGGCGAAAAAAGAGTATGTCGTAGAGGTGCTGTCTGGTTACCGGACAGAGATCGTTGCGAGAAAATACGGCATGTCTCCCAAAACGTTAAGCGGCTGGGTTCGTCAATATGAGGATGAGGTGGGAGATCTTATGGTCAAAAAGCAGAAAGAAGCCCAAAAAATAGAGCAGGATGCGGCCAAATTCCAAGAGCTGCAGCAAAAATATGATGAGGCGATGAAACTGTTGGGGGAGAAGGAACTTGAAAACCACATCCTCAAAGATCTCGTAAAAAAAAAGTATCCCGACTACAAATAG
- the helD gene encoding RNA polymerase recycling motor HelD, with the protein MEEKDWQQEKERLEQVRNKLQTRIAELAPEVTGLHDQAADIRKRFWEEVTINTSTNEDFEETFYSVQQQSAMLAERERGHNRLVHQWNGMKRLLPSPYFGRVDFQEDGLNATEQVYIGVSSFVDNDGLNFLIYDWRSPIASLYYDYPPGPASYDTPVGRIEGMMTLKRQFQIQNGHIRTMFDASETIGDELLQQVLSKDADSQMKSIVATIQKEQNAIIRDENSRMLIVQGAAGSGKTSAALQRVAYLLYKHRQTIKADQIVLFSPNSMFGSYISTVLPELGEENMQQTTFQEYLDYWLGSSLRPEDPFDQIEYTLTAQGESGYEARLQGIAYKTSEAFLKALQNYGKWLGREGMLFKDIWFRDRVLITAERMRAKMYDFDSSLPLFSRVALLQEWLLHELASLEREERKAFWVQEELNYLDNEQYADVFDMLHKEKELIDLSEQYAVARDRMNNKRRGDEGDVDFAQREEELILRSIVKKSFKPLRKSVRKFSFVDIKGIYGQLFGDETSYREKTNEIVIPPHWSEICRQTKDMLSRNELFHEDATPYLFVKELVEGVRTNKEIRHVFVDEGQDYSAFQYEYLKKLFPRARMTVLGDFGQAIFMQATNLEASDSPLIRLFGETNTSLIRLVRSYRSTREIVKFTKSMLPGGDEIVPFDRRGHKPLLIRSNGVKKRDAQILEDIASLRAEGYASIAVITKTAAESRTAFESLRMQGSEALQLITKETVTFEKGAMVIPVYLAKGIEFDAVLIYEASPQAYSRENERKLLYTACTRAMHRLHLYTTGDWSPFVQALPANLYEKAPY; encoded by the coding sequence ATGGAAGAGAAGGATTGGCAGCAGGAAAAGGAACGGCTTGAACAGGTCAGGAACAAACTGCAGACAAGAATCGCGGAGCTTGCGCCGGAGGTTACCGGGCTGCACGATCAGGCGGCGGACATCCGAAAGCGGTTTTGGGAAGAAGTGACGATCAACACGAGCACGAACGAAGATTTCGAAGAGACCTTTTACTCAGTTCAGCAGCAGTCCGCGATGTTGGCCGAACGAGAGCGCGGCCACAACCGGTTGGTGCATCAATGGAACGGCATGAAACGGTTGCTCCCATCACCTTATTTTGGGCGCGTTGACTTTCAGGAGGATGGCTTGAACGCAACCGAGCAGGTCTATATTGGGGTATCTTCCTTCGTTGACAATGACGGACTGAATTTTCTGATCTATGACTGGCGTTCCCCCATCGCAAGCCTATACTACGACTATCCTCCGGGCCCGGCCTCTTATGACACGCCGGTAGGTCGAATCGAAGGGATGATGACGCTCAAACGGCAGTTTCAGATTCAGAACGGACACATCCGCACCATGTTCGACGCGAGCGAAACGATTGGAGACGAATTGCTACAGCAAGTGCTCAGCAAGGACGCGGACTCGCAAATGAAGAGTATCGTGGCAACCATCCAGAAGGAGCAGAACGCCATCATTCGTGACGAAAACAGCCGGATGCTTATTGTTCAGGGGGCGGCTGGCAGCGGGAAAACTTCCGCGGCCTTGCAGCGTGTGGCGTATCTGCTTTACAAACACCGACAGACTATCAAGGCCGATCAGATTGTGCTTTTCTCGCCCAATTCGATGTTTGGTAGTTATATCTCCACCGTCCTTCCAGAACTCGGTGAAGAAAATATGCAGCAGACGACGTTTCAGGAATATCTCGATTATTGGCTCGGTTCCTCATTGCGGCCAGAGGATCCCTTCGATCAGATCGAATACACACTGACAGCACAGGGGGAGTCGGGATATGAGGCTCGCCTTCAAGGGATCGCGTACAAAACCTCCGAAGCTTTTCTAAAAGCCCTGCAGAACTACGGGAAGTGGTTAGGGCGGGAAGGTATGCTGTTTAAAGACATATGGTTTCGAGATCGCGTTTTGATTACTGCGGAGCGAATGAGGGCGAAAATGTATGATTTCGACAGTTCCCTGCCGTTGTTCAGTCGTGTCGCTCTCTTGCAGGAATGGCTGCTCCATGAACTGGCTTCTCTCGAACGCGAGGAACGGAAAGCGTTCTGGGTGCAGGAGGAGTTAAATTATCTTGATAACGAACAGTACGCTGATGTTTTCGACATGCTGCACAAAGAGAAGGAACTAATCGACCTTTCGGAGCAATACGCTGTGGCCCGCGATCGAATGAATAACAAGCGCCGGGGAGACGAAGGCGACGTTGACTTCGCCCAGCGGGAGGAGGAACTGATCCTTCGATCAATCGTGAAAAAAAGCTTTAAACCGCTAAGGAAAAGCGTGAGGAAATTTTCGTTTGTCGATATCAAAGGTATATATGGGCAATTATTCGGTGACGAAACCTCATATCGGGAGAAAACAAATGAAATCGTCATTCCCCCGCATTGGTCTGAAATCTGCAGACAAACCAAGGATATGCTGAGCCGGAACGAATTGTTCCACGAGGATGCGACTCCTTATTTGTTTGTAAAAGAACTGGTCGAAGGCGTCCGAACGAACAAGGAGATACGGCATGTCTTCGTCGACGAAGGCCAAGATTACTCGGCGTTTCAATATGAATATTTAAAAAAATTGTTTCCACGTGCCCGGATGACGGTGCTCGGTGATTTCGGGCAAGCGATCTTCATGCAGGCTACCAACCTAGAAGCATCCGATTCTCCGCTGATCCGGCTTTTTGGCGAAACCAATACAAGCCTCATCCGCCTCGTGCGCAGCTATCGTTCAACCAGAGAGATTGTAAAATTTACGAAATCGATGCTTCCCGGCGGGGACGAGATCGTACCATTTGACAGAAGAGGCCACAAGCCCCTTCTGATCAGATCGAACGGCGTGAAGAAGCGTGATGCGCAAATACTGGAAGACATCGCCTCGCTCAGGGCTGAGGGCTACGCTTCCATCGCCGTCATTACGAAGACTGCGGCCGAAAGCCGTACAGCCTTTGAATCATTACGGATGCAAGGAAGCGAAGCATTGCAGCTCATTACGAAGGAGACGGTCACCTTTGAGAAAGGAGCGATGGTTATTCCCGTATACCTTGCCAAGGGTATTGAGTTCGATGCAGTTTTGATTTATGAGGCTTCACCTCAAGCTTACAGCCGGGAAAACGAACGCAAGCTTCTTTATACGGCGTGTACGCGGGCCATGCACCGGCTTCATCTTTATACGACGGGCGATTGGTCGCCGTTCGTGCAGGCATTGCCTGCGAATTTGTATGAGAAAGCGCCATATTGA